A single Danio aesculapii chromosome 19, fDanAes4.1, whole genome shotgun sequence DNA region contains:
- the atxn1a gene encoding ataxin-1a, producing MKSNQERSNECLPPKKREIPASTLPSEEKPMVMAPANESQRGGNLAWLASLASGHDKGRLHTSTSAEPDGPQYKPLSAVAESAPSSSTHSTRALSAVTTIPAVYTSPLSHSPSAIQYTPLPHNIHFINPPYSAPYAGYISPLAPPLAATTTTQREIYASTSSSPVSKIDQHHQLGRPQGLVTTDNSSSPHSTQYVQIAGSPLSISPRTVSSPHTHLPLHLHPHHTLPLGGPSQVLVPYTESLLPKREETRTRELLNGELEKDRRFGPSSESSAGKQGSTAKGGSSAQQHQIHQQQSPRHFETRHVVLPAEYPQDSTAMRTSLVLVPNSHSSTSADSIGTSDKLPPSTSHHEKGGICAGKPVSRSSSLSSSLSFALPPPPVDNLKGAVPGQSHHAVIQTTLNSTESLSLSLPSTNFYSTQQPIIGYFAGTGHQQPLSYHTTLPQHLVIPGTQPVIIPVSGTEATATSTAALPHAFVTSTAPKVETFESPAPYPHPATAMVQAQLHLPVVPAPAGLLTTPPPPSAPSMPPYFTKGSIIQLADGELKRVEDLKTEDFIQSAEISNELKIDSSTVERIDSSHTPNFAIIQFAVGAQRSQVSVEVLVEYPFFVFGQGWSSCCPDRTTQLLELPCTKLSVGDVCISLTLKNLRNGSIKKSQGQVLDAPALGPPLKSPKALSSGARGGVRHTEQENGLGQCADQGGRGGQGNRENGELRFGERDNCKAPTHTESETTSKPTGRKRRWSAPEGRKVENPEGEPPLTFPKPSFIPQEVKISIEGRSNIGK from the exons ATGAAGTCAAACCAGGAGCGGAGCAATGAATGCCTGCCCCCAAAGAAGCGTGAAATCCCAGCAAGCACTCTGCCCTCAGAGGAGAAGCCCATGGTGATGGCGCCTGCCAATGAGAGCCAGCGTGGAGGGAACCTGGCTTGGCTTGCCAGTCTGGCCAGTGGGCATGACAAAGGCCGGCTGCACACCAGCACCTCTGCAGAACCAGATGGGCCTCAATATAAACCATTGTCAGCCGTGGCTGAGAGCGCACCTTCCTCGTCCACACACTCAACCAGAGCTCTATCTGCAGTGACCACCATACCTGCAGTTTACACATCACCTCTCTCCCATTCACCTAGCGCAATCCAGTACACACCCCTGCCTCACAATATACACTTCATCAACCCTCCCTACTCTGCACCATATGCTGGCTACATCTCACCACTAGCTCCCCCTTTAGCTGCCACCACTACCACACAACGTGAAATTTATGCCAGCACCTCCAGTTCTCCAGTATCCAAAATTGATCAGCACCACCAATTGGGCCGTCCTCAAGGCCTGGTCACAACTGACAACTCCTCTTCACCTCACTCCACTCAATATGTTCAAATTGCTGGATCTCCTCTAAGCATATCCCCTCGAACTGTTTCATCACCGCATACACACTTGCCACTACATTTACATCCTCACCACACACTTCCCCTTGGTGGCCCTTCACAGGTCTTAGTCCCATACACGGAAAGTCTTTTACCCAAGAGGGAGGAGACAAGGACCAGGGAGTTGCTGAATGGAGAGCTGGAGAAGGACAGACGTTTTGGTCCATCTTCTGAGTCTAGTGCAGGGAAGCAGGGCAGCACTGCCAAAGGGGGTTCCTCTGCCCAGCAGCACCAGATCCACCAGCAGCAAAGCCCACGTCACTTTGAAACTCGGCATGTTGTGCTACCTGCTGAATATCCGCAGGACAGCACAGCCATGAGGACCTCATTGGTGCTGGTACCTAATAGTCATAGCTCCACTAGTGCTGATTCTATAGGTACATCAGACAAGCTGCCTCCCTCGACATCCCACCATGAAAAAGGAGGCATTTGTGCTGGCAAACCTGTCTCCCGCAGTTCCTCCTTATCTTCCTCCCTTTCATTTGCTCTTCCCCCTCCACCTGTGGACAATCTTAAGGGAGCAGTTCCAGGGCAGTCTCACCATGCAGTCATTCAGACCACACTTAACAGCACAGAGTCACTCTCCCTAAGCCTCCCCTCCACTAATTTCTACTCCACCCAGCAGCCTATCATTGGTTACTTTGCCGGCACAGGGCACCAGCAGCCTCTCAGCTACCACACCACCTTACCCCAGCACTTGGTCATCCCTGGAACTCAGCCGGTCATCATCCCAGTAAGTGGAACTGAAGCTACCGCTACATCAACTGCTGCACTGCCCCATGCTTTCGTCACCTCAACAGCCCCCAAAGTGGAGACTTTTGAATCTCCGGCTCCATACCCCCACCCTGCCACCGCTATGGTTCAAGCCCAGCTGCATTTGCCTGTGGTTCCAGCACCTGCTGGCCTGCTGACAACTCCACCTCCACCCTCAGCTCCTTCAATGCCACCCTACTTCACCAAGGGCTCCATCATCCAATTGGCAGATGGGGAACTGAAGCGTGTGGAAGACCTGAAAACAGAGGATTTCATTCAGAGTGCTGAGATTAGCAACGAGCTGAAGATTGATTCCAGCACTGTAGAGCGCATCGACAGCAGTCATACACCTAACTTTGCTATAATACAGTTTGCTGTAGGAGCGCAACGCTCACAG GTCAGTGTGGAGGTGCTAGTAGAGTATCCTTTCTTTGTGTTTGGCCAGGGCTGGTCATCTTGTTGTCCGGATCGGACTACTCAGCTGCTCGAGCTGCCATGCACCAAGCTTTCAGTGGGTGATGTCTGCATCTCTCTCACCCTGAAGAACCTGAGGAACGGTTCTATCAAGAAGAGCCAGGGGCAAGTCTTGGACGCGCCTGCCCTCGGTCCACCTCTTAAATCACCAAAAGCACTCTCGAGTGGCGCACGAGGGGGTGTTCGGCACACAGAACAGGAAAATGGACTCGGGCAGTGTGCAGATCAGGGAGGTAGAGGCGGTCAAGGCAATAGAGAGAACGGAGAACTGAGGTTTGGTGAAAGGGACAACTGCAAAGCTCCAACACACACAGAATCAGAGACCACCAGTAAACCCACAGGTCGAAAAAGAAGGTGGTCCGCCCCCGAGGGTCGCAAAGTAGAAAATCCAGAAGGAGAGCCCCCTTTAACGTTCCCTAAGCCTTCTTTCATCCCTCAGGAGGTTAAAATCAGTATCGAAGGCAGATCAAATATTGGAAAGTGA